In Labilithrix sp., a single genomic region encodes these proteins:
- a CDS encoding ferritin-like domain-containing protein, whose amino-acid sequence MSRLPLHTVLQRIVGAALASSAGVVTYACSGSLDTGAPADSGAPAAPADTIFAHESEFTCPMSVSDALAAVKPAQPVDYLELRTVLHTTGDDGGPVAVWTADATYGTPCATATDGACVTQLAAFDALPYPRGWPRGCQPYARTPHQILLYTRGNTAGSVESYEAMREFLGTIGSVAEVRLLVDAAGRRFECLPGGKKLGVRVVADGSFEVLEGGTNDEIGHIVRTRVRIGTDGTWTQLEQERFPDGGLAASFYSCYGRRPDGLVALSPAENSSATLALHFANMAHLEAASVVAFRRLESELRALGAPASLIARARRSRRDEIRHARETAGLARRFGGVVPPVEVELEVDRDRFAIALENAVEGCVRETYGALASAFQAKRAAPELRPTLHRIAVDEARHAELAHDVAAWLEPQLSADERARIADAKAGAAADLRRGLAIEPGVEVRRVAGMPSAREARLLLDGLVRAA is encoded by the coding sequence ATGAGCCGTCTACCGCTTCACACCGTCCTTCAGCGCATCGTCGGGGCCGCGCTCGCGTCGTCCGCCGGGGTGGTCACGTATGCGTGCTCGGGATCGCTCGACACGGGAGCCCCCGCCGACTCGGGAGCCCCCGCCGCCCCCGCCGACACGATCTTTGCGCACGAGAGCGAGTTCACGTGCCCGATGTCGGTTTCCGACGCGCTGGCTGCGGTGAAGCCGGCGCAGCCCGTCGACTACCTCGAGCTTCGGACCGTCTTGCACACGACCGGCGATGATGGGGGGCCCGTCGCGGTATGGACCGCAGACGCAACGTACGGAACCCCTTGCGCGACGGCGACGGATGGAGCGTGCGTCACGCAGCTCGCCGCGTTCGATGCGCTTCCCTATCCGCGGGGCTGGCCGCGCGGCTGCCAGCCGTACGCCCGGACGCCGCACCAGATCCTCCTCTACACGCGGGGCAACACGGCAGGCTCGGTCGAGAGCTACGAGGCGATGCGCGAATTTCTTGGAACGATCGGCAGCGTCGCCGAGGTGCGTCTGCTCGTGGATGCCGCCGGTCGCCGGTTCGAGTGCCTCCCGGGAGGAAAGAAGCTCGGCGTTCGCGTCGTCGCCGATGGCTCCTTCGAGGTCCTCGAAGGCGGCACAAACGATGAAATTGGGCATATCGTTCGTACCCGCGTGCGGATCGGAACGGACGGGACCTGGACGCAGCTCGAGCAGGAACGGTTCCCGGATGGCGGGCTCGCGGCTTCCTTCTACTCTTGCTACGGCCGCCGGCCCGATGGGCTCGTCGCGCTTTCGCCGGCCGAGAACAGCTCCGCGACCCTCGCCTTGCACTTCGCGAACATGGCGCATCTCGAGGCCGCGAGCGTCGTCGCGTTCCGCCGGCTCGAGAGCGAGCTCCGTGCGCTCGGCGCGCCTGCGTCGTTGATCGCGCGCGCACGTCGCTCGCGCCGCGACGAGATCCGACATGCCCGCGAGACGGCGGGCCTCGCGCGGCGCTTTGGCGGCGTCGTGCCTCCGGTCGAGGTGGAGCTGGAGGTCGATCGGGACCGCTTCGCGATCGCGCTCGAGAACGCGGTCGAGGGCTGCGTGCGTGAGACGTACGGGGCGCTCGCGTCTGCATTCCAGGCCAAGCGCGCCGCTCCGGAGCTCCGCCCGACGCTGCACCGCATCGCGGTCGACGAGGCGCGCCATGCCGAGCTCGCGCACGACGTTGCGGCGTGGCTCGAGCCGCAGCTCAGCGCGGACGAGCGCGCGCGTATCGCGGACGCAAAGGCAGGAGCCGCCGCCGATCTCCGCCGCGGCCTCGCGATCGAGCCGGGCGTCGAGGTCCGGCGCGTCGCGGGGATGCCCTCCGCGCGCGAGGCGCGTCTCCTCCTCGACGGCCTCGTCCGCGCGGCATGA
- a CDS encoding WD40 repeat domain-containing protein → MAYRRKVVLGAEAMLRAPAVRAFLPFPFDDASVDPDGVTVWGRAGEIAFTLPGEPGATQSMCRSADGERAFVGTWTGVDVVDFGTRRRTKLLVTDRSVARIDERAGVLLTADHRTVHRFQVKSKSELPALVVKEHVRACALAHNARRAIVADGYDVKLHDLGGRRPEVLASIDGYADACGFFRDGRFWAAGREVRTFDPDGAVRWSVAKRAVTAALSDDEALLAIALDGDVEVYAPPDTEPRHRLAGLAARTLAFDGGRLLVGLRAEGLEVYELAHERRIAPRETCHVGAVTALALEPERETMLFSFGDDGRVLLWDLESARLFEQLPRHRTRGVALEVARDGTKLTTLSADGEQRDWTLSTFTWTVVPPTLAAPELEPFNARRGKALATCVLDGARRVVARAERRSPRSMLELLDGDEVIETLPFEGGAPTSIAATRDGRLVCVGTARGDIVVLERST, encoded by the coding sequence ATGGCCTACCGGCGGAAGGTGGTCCTCGGCGCGGAGGCGATGCTGCGCGCGCCCGCGGTCCGCGCCTTTCTGCCCTTTCCGTTCGACGACGCGAGCGTCGACCCTGACGGCGTCACGGTGTGGGGTCGCGCGGGCGAGATCGCGTTCACGCTGCCCGGCGAGCCCGGCGCGACCCAGTCGATGTGCCGCTCCGCCGACGGCGAGCGCGCCTTCGTGGGCACGTGGACCGGGGTCGACGTCGTCGACTTCGGGACGCGACGCCGGACGAAGCTCCTCGTGACGGATCGCTCCGTCGCCCGGATCGACGAGCGCGCCGGCGTCCTGCTGACGGCGGACCACCGGACCGTCCACCGCTTCCAGGTGAAGAGCAAGAGCGAGCTCCCGGCGCTCGTCGTCAAGGAGCACGTCCGCGCCTGCGCGCTCGCTCACAACGCCCGGCGCGCGATCGTCGCCGACGGCTACGACGTCAAGCTGCACGATCTCGGCGGCCGGCGCCCGGAGGTGCTCGCATCGATCGACGGCTACGCGGACGCGTGCGGGTTCTTTCGCGACGGTCGCTTCTGGGCCGCGGGCCGGGAGGTGAGGACCTTCGATCCGGACGGCGCCGTTCGCTGGAGCGTCGCGAAGCGCGCGGTGACCGCCGCGCTGTCGGACGACGAGGCGCTCCTCGCGATCGCGCTCGACGGCGACGTGGAGGTCTACGCGCCGCCCGACACCGAGCCGCGTCACCGCCTCGCCGGGCTCGCTGCGCGCACGCTCGCGTTCGACGGCGGGCGGCTCCTCGTGGGCCTCCGCGCGGAGGGCCTCGAGGTCTACGAGCTCGCGCACGAGCGGCGGATCGCGCCGCGCGAGACGTGTCACGTCGGCGCCGTCACCGCGCTCGCGCTCGAGCCCGAACGCGAGACGATGCTGTTCTCGTTCGGCGACGACGGACGCGTGCTCCTCTGGGACCTCGAGAGCGCGCGGCTCTTCGAACAGCTCCCGCGCCACCGCACCCGCGGCGTCGCGCTGGAGGTCGCGCGCGATGGGACGAAGCTCACGACGCTCTCCGCGGACGGAGAGCAACGCGACTGGACACTCTCGACGTTCACGTGGACGGTCGTACCCCCGACGCTCGCCGCCCCGGAGCTCGAGCCGTTCAACGCCCGCCGCGGCAAGGCGCTCGCGACGTGCGTGCTCGACGGCGCTCGCCGCGTCGTCGCCCGCGCCGAGCGGCGCTCGCCGCGATCGATGCTCGAGCTCCTGGACGGCGACGAGGTCATCGAGACCCTCCCGTTCGAAGGCGGCGCGCCCACGAGCATCGCGGCCACGCGCGACGGACGCCTCGTGTGCGTCGGCACCGCGCGCGGCGACATCGTCGTGCTCGAACGCTCGACGTGA